The genomic window CTGATCAACTCCGCCAGTTTGCTGGCCTTGGCGTAATTGACGCGGATGTATTCGACCTCCAGGGGTTCGACCGCCTTCTGGGCTTCCTGCGCCCTGGCTTGCTCCTCGCGTTCCTCGCGCAGCCGTTTCACCGTCGAGATGCGGATGACGTCGCCCTCATGCACGCTCTCGAGGTTGAGAACCTGGAGCAGGATGTCGAGAGCCTGGTCCCAGGGAACATCGAAGAGCCGCAAGGTGACACGCCCCTTCACGTCGTCGGTGGCGACAATGTTCAGTCGGCTCACTTCGGCGAGCAGGCGCAATACGTTGTTGACGTCGGCGTCCTTGAAATCCAGGGAAACATGCTGTCCGTAGTACAACTTCGGGGTGGGCCGGGGACTGGGAGCGTCGACGGGCTCGGCGGCGGCGAAGTCGCCGGGAGCGCCGCTGCGCTCGACCGGTGGTGGAGCGGGCCGCCGGCGCGGCACCGGCGGAGGCGCCGGCCGCGGGCGAGCGGCAGTGCGCGGCGCGACATCTTCGGCGCGCGGCGCCAACAGCACCTGCTCGGCCACGGGCGCCGACCCGCCGCCGGGTTCGCCGAAGAACGCGACCACGGTCTCGTTGAGGTCGCTGACGGTATAGCTCGGGACGGTGTCGCCGCGCAGATTGACGGTCAGGCGAATGCTGCCGTCACGTCCAGCCACCCGCACGCTTTCCACAACGGGGTTGTCGGCGGCGTAGGTGGCCTCGGGCGCGGCGGTGACACCCGCCGCGCCGGCGATATCGATCACCACCCGCGGCGGCTGCGTCATCGTGAAATGCGTGAGGGCGGCCGGCGGACCGCTCAGTTTGGTGAACAGTCCCTGCTGTCCGTTGTCGTCGATGAGTTTGATTTCGCGCACGCCGATCGGCGCGGTGGCCACCGTTCGCTGCACGTCGGCCGCGACGGCATCCCCTGCCGTAGCCCCGTCAGGCATCGCCATAGACGTCGACGTAACATCCTCGGGGACCGGCGCCTGCCCTCGTGTCGCCGGCCGCGCGCAGGCGGCGAGGGTCGCGAGCTGCACGAGGGCGACGCCGCATCGAAACCCACCCGACCAGCTCCGTCGCATCATTTTTGCTCCCGTCCTGCTTTGGCCGGATCGTCCTTTGGTGTCTCCATGACGACCCGGTTGACCTGTTCCTTGCCGTACAAGTCGATCAAGCGCTCCTCGACGATAACGCGCTCCGGTTCGATCCCGGTCACCACCCCCCCGTTGCGACCGATCGGCGTCCCGATGGTCACGATGAAACCCATACCCGCGCTATCTTCGAGCATCGCGCGCGGCGGATTGACGGCCCATACGGTCCCGACGACGGTGAGTTGCCCGAGCTCGTACCGCTGCAGCGGCGTGAGCGCGACGCGCGGCACGTCCGGCCGCATATCGAGCGTGAAGGGCCGGAACGGATCGCGCCGCCCCGTCGCGACGTAGCCGGTGCCAGGCGTGAATTCGGGAGCGGGCGGCGGCATGCCCTGCGCCAATGCCACGGCACACACCTGCAAACAGAGCAGCCAGACCGATAACGACCGCAGTATCATCACGCTCACGGCGACGACTTCTTTTCTTTCTCTCGCTGCTTGGCGATGCGCTCGCGTTCGGCCTCGTCAAGAAAGCGAAAGGTCACGGCGACGGCAGTGGTTTCCAGATCGACACTGCTGTTCTCGATCTTCGGGGGAGCCTTCATGTGGACGTCGGCAATATTGACGATACGGGCCATGCGGCCGACGCTGTCGAGGAAGGCAGCGACCTGGTGAAAGGTCCCACGGACCACGATGTCGACCGGGACGACAGCGTAGAACTCCTCGTACTGCTCGGGCCTTTGTTTGAACTGCGTGATCTCCAGTCCGGCTTCGCGCCCGAGCGACGAGATCGTACTGAGAAGGTCGGGGATTTCCTTGGTGTCGGGAAGTTGCGCTACCGCGCGCCGCAGCTCGGCGTCGAGATTGGCGACCTCCTGACGGGTCTGTTCCAGGTTGGCGAGGAGCGCCGCCTTGCGGTCGCGATCCTGCTGCACCTGCTCGCGGCTCAGCTCGAGGGTCGCGATCCGCTCGCTACGCGGCATGAACAAGAAGAACCCATACGATCCGAGCAATACCGCAAGGGCGCCGACCAGCAGGAGCAAGCGCTGGTTCGGCGGCAGATCGAGAAGGCGTTCGATGTACTCGTTCATGTCCCCTGACCGCCGGCCGCCGCGCCCGATGGCGCCGCAGCCCCCTTCCCGGTGACTTCCGACCCCGGCGGCGGCACGCCGTCAGCACCGGTGTAGTCGAGCCGCGCCTTGACGACGAACTTCTTGAAGACCACTCCGCCCTGGCTCTCCGGACTGCCACGCGAGGGTACGCTCTCCGTGGCTTCGACCAGGTCGACATCGTAGTAGTACTTCGAGGCCTGAAGCTGGCGCATGAACGTCGCGATGGTCTGGTTGTCCAGCGCCATGCCAGTGATCGTTGCCTGCCCCGCGCTGTCGGTAAAATCGACGAGCCACAGTTTCTCCGGTGTCGCGCCGCTCAAGTCCTCCAGCACCCGGACCGGTCCAACGCGCCGGTTCTGCAGGTCGGCGATGACCTTGAGTTTGGCCCGCAAGTCGGCGCGCTTGCGCTCCAGATCGCGCACCTCGCGGGCCTGCTGATTCAGCTTGGCCACCTCCGCATTCAGTGCGTCGATTTCCCGTTCGAGACGGCTCATCTCGATACCCTGGAGGACGTAGGGGACCACCATCACCAGAGCGGCAACCGCAAGGCTGAGGAGCGCGATCGACACCTGTCGGCGCCGATCGAGAGCGCGCTGGACTTCCTTGAGTGCGAGGAGGTTGATGCGGATCATTTGTCGTCCGGGCGCCGAATCGCCAGGCCCATGGCAACGGCAAACTCCGGCGCTTGCTGGCGCAGGGCCGGCGTATCCACCTGGCGATCGATCTCGACGTTGGCGAACGGGTTGGCAATCTCCACCGGGGCCTGCACCCGCTCGGAAAGCTGCTGCGCAAAGCCCGGCATCCGCGCCATACCGCCGCTCAGGTAGACCTTGTCGATGGTCTCGTCGGTCGCCGCGGTCCAGAAGAAGCTCAAGGCGTGGTGAATCTCGTCGATCAGCGATGCCGTGCCCGCCTCCAGCACGCCGGCCACCTGTTCCGCCAGGTCGTCGTCGGCCGCACCGCCGGCCTTGAGCACCTCGGCCCGCTCGGCGTCGACGCCGAGGTCCCGCATCAGCGCTTCGCTCAAGTCGCGCCCCCCGACGGGCACGTCGCCGGTAAAGGTCGAGCGGCCCGCCTTCATGATATTGATCGACGAGTACCGGGCACCGATGTTGACCAACGCGATGGCACCGGTTTCGGGCGGCTCGTAGCTGACCTCGAACATGTTTTCGAGGCAGAAGTAGTCGACATCGATCAACACCGGCAGCAGACCGGCCGCACGTACCGTCTCGGAGTAGCTGGCGACGATATCCTTCTTCGCCGCCACCAACAGCACCTCCATGCGCTTGCCGTCTTCGAGGTAGTCGGTGACCTGATAGTCGAGATTGACGTTATCGAGGTCCTCGGGAATGAAGTTGCCCGCCTCGAACAGGATGGTGTTCTCCAGCTCCTGCGAGGTCTGCACCGGCAGCGTCACGCGCTTGATGATCACGGCTGGACCGGGGACGGCGGTAATTACTTTCCTAGCGCGAATTCCACAACTTTCTCGCAGCGCCTTCACGGCTTCGGCGACCGCGTCGGTCTCAAACACCATGTTGTTCTGGATTGCGCCGGCCGGCGTCGGTAGCGTCGCCGCGTTCAACACGCGCAAATGACCAACCTTGCCGCGTACCTCGACGACCTTGATCGTGCTCGACCCGATATCCACCGCAAGGTAAGGCTCCTCGCCGCGCAGCGGGTTCAAGTCGGACAACGAAGCCGTGAACAGACGACTAAGTCGCTTGCCAAGCCCACTCCCCCCCTCCGCTGTCTGCAGCAGTCCACCCACCGCACTGTCCTCCGCGCGCCTAAGAGAACCAGATTCTATTCTGGATCAGAACGCCCTCGCCGTACCTGCTCCGACCCCTTGACTCGGCCCTCCCCCCTGAAACTCGATCCTGCATCTGCGGGTTCGCACAGCCTCAGGCAAAGCGAAATTCAGGCCACTTGCGGCAGCATGATCGAAGCTGACTCTTCGGGCGATCGAGGTGGCAAAAGGAGCGGCGGGTCCGGCAACCCGTCGAAGAAACCGACGGGACGGAAACCGGAGCGGGAGCAAGGAGGGTGGGTCCCTCCCCTCTCCGGGTGGCCGGCTCCGGGCTTAGAGTTGCGGCCCGGCGACGCACCGCATGAGACCGCCCATGCGGATCAGGCGGTCCGGGGGGGACCGGCAAACCTCACAGCAACGGCGTACATTTCCGCCGATCCCTTGCGGGTCGCCTCCGGACGGGTCGTCGTCACTCGGCGGAACCGCTGTCGGAGACGCGCCAGGAATCCCGGCGTGTCCGGGGTCGTAAACAGTTTGATGACCAGATGCCCGCCCGGACGGAGCACGTCGGTGGTCAGGTCGAGGACCAAATCGGCGAGCGCCATCATCCGCGCCTCGTCCCGAGCGCGCACTCCGCTCAGGTGGGGGGCCAGATCCGACAACAGCACGTCGGCCCGGCCCGCACACGCCGCGACAACCTGGGCGCGGACCTCCGGGTCGGCGATATCGCCGCACAGGCAGGTGACGTTAGCGGCCCCGGGAAGCGGGTCGGTCTTGCGCAGGTCGACACCAATGACCCGACCCCCCTCGCCCACCGCGGCGGCAGCCACTTGCATCCACCCGCCCGGCCATGCCCCGAGATCGACGACTGCATCGCCGGGCCGGAACAACCCTACCCGGCGGGAAATCTCAATTAGCTTATATGCGCTACGCGCCCGAAAGCCTTCCGCCTTGGCGCGTACGTAGAACCCGTCCTTACGGCGATACACGATCGGCACGCCGACAACCGCCGCTCCGGGCAACCGCGCACCGTCGCCTCGGAGGACTCCCGGCGGCTGATCGCCTCAGTAGACCCTAATCTCCGCGTGCCGCTTGTGGCCGAAGACGGGTTCGAGATACGGCCGCGTCACCACGTAGTGGAAGGGGCGAAAAACCAACCACTCGGCCGCAAAGCCGAACGGGTTCATCATATAAGCGATCACCCGAAGTGGATGCGACTGGGTATCGTCGTAGTCGTCGGGCAAGGCCACCGCCCGCCCGGCCGCTGCCCACAGGCACAAACTGACCGCCGCGGCGACAAGCAAACGTTTCATCGATCGACCCTCCACCGTCAAGCTACCAAACGTTGCCAGCCTTTCAAAGCGCCGCACGCCATCCAACGAAGCTCACCTGTCGTCCCGTTTGCCCCCCCGAGGCGCGATGCGAGAAGTACTCGCCGGCAGCGCAGCGCGTGCACGGACCCACCCTGGCGACGCGCCCGGGCGACACGCCGGCCCCGATCAATTGCCCGGTGAGACACGCACGCAAGTCGACTCTGGCTCTTCCCGATCCCGCCGCCGTAGCCCACACGTCCTCGGCCGGCGCGGCGTTCGCGCAGCTTGCCAGCGCCTCCGCAACCTCGGACCCCACCTCGTAGCAGCAACCGTCGATTGCCGGCCCCAGTGCCGCCACGACTTCCCCCGCCCCGACACCGTACGCCTCCCCGAGCAGCCGCAACGTCCGCTGCACGATACCCGCGGCGGCGCCGCGCCAGCCGGCATGCACGGCCGCCGCCACACGCGTTCGCGGAGCCACGAGAAACACCGGTACGCAGTCGGCGGTGAGGACCGGAAGCCAGACGCCCGCCGCCACCGTTACCAGAGCGTCGGCCTCGCCCGCATCCGCCGCGTCATTGCCGACCACAGCCACGTTCGTACTGTGGACCTGTTGCATCGTCGCGAAGTGTCCCCCCGGCGGGGCCAGCGACTGCACCCGGCGCCAGTTCTCCCGCACGGCCCCCGCGTCGTCGCCGACTCTGCGGGAGACGTTAAGCGACGCAAACGGCCCGCTGCTAACGCCACCGCGTCGTCCGCAAAATCCGTGGACCAGCCCCGGAATCCGCTTGAGAGCTGCGGATTGCAGTACCGACGGATGGCTCATGTCGGGGCCAGCGTACATCATCGGTCACGCGCGCTCCGAACAACAGAGCCGCACCAGCTCCCGCACCTGGGCAGCGTTAGCCTGATCGAGATGGAGCACCAGATCGATGGCCCGTTCCATCTTCTCTTTGCGCAGCGTGTAACGCGTCTCCCGCCGGAACTTCTCTTCGACGCTGCGCCGCCGCTCGTCGGCCGAGCGACCCGCACCGCCGAAGGGCACTTCCTGCTCGGCTTCGAAGTGCTTTCCATCTTCCATATCGACGCGCACTCGCGCCCCGAACGAGGCCTTGAAGCCGGCCAGATCGACGGTACCGAGATCGAGCTGCCAGCGTTCCTCGCCGCCTTCGCCGACACTGCGCACCAGTGCCCGCTCGCGCATCCGGTCCGCCATCGCCTCGTCGAGATCCACCGTTACTCGGCGCGCCAGCTCCCAGACGGCAGCGTCACGAATCCGCTCGCGGGAGAATTGCCGCGCCGTGAGCTCTCGGTCGCTGAGCGCCACGGCCACGTTGTACCCGACCGTGAAATTGAGCGTCGACGGCAGGCTGTCGACCCCACGCAAATACGGCGCCGCCAGCGCATCCATGCCCAGGGTCAGCGGTCCGGCCCCCACGTGTACCGACTTCACTTTGCGTGCATCGATGTTGTGCTGGCGGACCAGAGCCAGCACGCAGTCGATCGCGGTGTCGATATAGGCGCAGCCCGGATAGTTCTTGAACGACAGCGTATCGCTCAGCCAGACGCGTCCGAGGCCCTCGAACGCCCCCATGAGCGGCTGTGTCCCGAGGCTCCTGACCAGCCCGTCCTCGTGTTCGATGATGGCGTCGAACCCCTGCAGTCCAGCTGCCGCGAACTGCGCGGCCTGCACACCGGTCGGGGCCGTCATGGCCGCGAGTAACACTTTGGCATCCGACCCGAAGAACGCGGGCCGCAACGGGCAAGTTGGCTGCCCGAGGGCCAGACCGAGCGCCGCGCAGGTACGCGCGGCGTCGAGCCCAAGTACCCGCGCCGTCGCCAGAGCGCCGCCGGCAAGATGGATGAAGCTCCATTGCTGACCATTGTGCGGTCCTAGGACCACAGCAGCGCCGAGGCGTCCCCCCACTTCGTTCGCCAGAGTCTGAATCAGAAGGAAGTCCTTGCCGCTCACACCGATCTTTTCCGCCAGGGCCAGGGTCACCAGGACCGACGAATGCCCGGTGTGCCCGGCGAACAGGTAGTCGTCGTAGTCCAACGCCATACTGAGTGCGGCGTTGCCCATGATCGCCGTGTGCAACGGCATGCGTTCGCCCGTCGGAATGAAGGTCGCGTCTTTACCGGCGGGCCAGTCGCGCAGGGCCTTGGTCACTACCTTTCCGGCCTCGGAAAAATGGCCCGCGTGGACCGCAGCCAGAACGCTGAGAATCTGGTTCTTGGCCTCCTCGATAACGCGTCGCGGGATGTCCTCGAAGCGGGTCTGCGCGACCCAGGCGGCGATCCGCTCGGTCACCCTGGCGTTACTCATGCGAGCATCTCCTCTCGTTCCCGGTGTCAGACCCTTCATACTGTAGCGCAGCGCCGGCGCAAAACGCCCGCCGCTCGGCTTCGCCGGGCCGAGATCAAGCGCCCGGTGCCGAATCCGCCAGCGCCAACAGGTGAAAGGCCGTCACGGTCAGGGCGTTCGACACCCCGCCGGAGCGCATGAGATCCGGTATCGCCGCGAGAGGAACCGTCACCACTTCAAGCTCCTCGGTGCCGTCCCACTGCGGTGGGCCCGCCGGCGTCACGTCGCGGGCGACAAAGATGTGGCAGTGGTTGTTCATGATGGCCGGGTTAGGATGCACCACCCCCAGCGGCTCGACCCGGCGTGCGGCGTACCCCGTCTCCTCGCGTAACTCACGCTCCGCCGCCACGGCCGGAGAGGCGTCGGTCGGATCGACGATGCCCGCCGGGACCTCGAGAGTCAGCGCCCGAACGCCGTGGCGGAATTGGCGGACCATGACAACGCGGCCATCCGATGTCAGCGGCACGATATTGACCCAATCCGCCGACTCGATCACGAAGAAGTCGAACTCCTGTCCCGTGCTCTGCGATCGATTGCTGTCACGGCGCACAGAAAAAATGCGGCATCGACAGATCACCTCGGAGAAGCGGGTGTCCCAGTGCATCGCCGTCAGAAAAGCCCGCGGCACGCGGTCGACAGGCGGTCCATGACCGCGGCCGCCCCAGCGACAGGCACGGCCCGCTCCGCTGCCCTCTTATCGAGGGAACCGGGAATCACCGCATACGGTGGGTTTATGAACATGGCGCGATCCCTTCACCGCTAAACGGGGCCCGGCGCCGCCGGGGTAAGGCGATCGATGGCACGCTCGAGACAGGCCTTGATCTCGTCACGGCAAGCCGCGTACACCGCGTCGCCGCCGCCCACCGGGTCTTCTATGTCGCCCTCGCCACCGGCAAATGCCTTCAGGGTAAACACCGGCTTGCCCGCAGCCTCCGGAAATGCCTCGTGCAGCATGCGCACCTGCTCCGCGGTCATGGCGAGTATGAGATCGGCATCGGCAATGAGATGGCGGTTGCGCTTGAGATCCGTGGATACCGTGTCGGCCGGCACATGGATACCGTCCTCGCGCAGTACGAGGCGCGCGTCCATCGACACCAGCGCCCCGTCGCGTGCGTATGCGGCCACGCCGCCGGATTCCACCGTAAGTTGTTTATCGAGGGCCCGCTCCGCCAGCATCTTCTTCAGCAACGCCTCCGCAATGACGCTGCGGCTCGTGTTGGCGTGGCAGATGAAGAGGATCTTTCGATAAGTCCGCACGGGCATCGACCGGGGCCGGCGCAAACGCCGGCCCCGGTAGTCCCTGAGTGGCGCTACATGCCTTCGGAAAAGACGTCCGCCATGCTTTCCTTGCGGGTGATTCCCTTGTTCAGCTCCGCCTTCAGTTTGGCGCCGAGCGACTCGGGTTCCCACGTGGCACGCTGTTGCACCTTGCCCGCCGAGTGCCAGCCTTTCATGAGCCAGACGGTGCCGCCACCGACGCGGAAGACCTCGCCATGCACATCGGCGGCGTCATCGCTCCCCAGCCAGGCGACCAGTGGCGCGACGTTGCGTGGGCTGAAGACGTCGAATTCGCCCTCTTTGACCTCCTGACCCATGAGCGCCGCGGTCGACGGCGTCGCTTCGACGGTCAGTCGCGTGCGCGCCACGGGAGCGATGGCGTTGCACGTCACGCCATACTTCGCCATCTCGCGGTCGATGGTGATCGCCATGAGCGCCACGGCCGCCTTGGCGGCACCGTAGTTGGACTGGCCGACGTTGCCGAGCAGGCCCGAGTCGGACGACGTATTGATCACGCGCCCATTGAGGACGTTGCCCTTCTTGTGCTCCTCGCGCCAGTATTCGCAGGCGTGTCGAGTCATGTTGAAGGTACCCTTCAAATGGACGGCAAGGACCGCGTCCCAATCCTCCTCGCCCATGTTGAAGATCATCCGGTCACGCAGAATACCGGCATTGTTCACGACAATGTTCAGCTTGCCGAACGTGTCGACGGCGCACTCGATGATGCGTTTCGCACTCTTGAAGTCGGAGACGCTGTCGCCGTTGGCAACTGCTTCGCCGCCCGTCTTCTTGATCTCGTTGACAACCTCCTGCGCCGGGCTGGTGCTCGCCCCGGAGCCGTCGAAGTGGGCGCCGAGATCGTTGACGACGATCTTCGCGCCGTGCGCGGCCATCAGGAGTGCCTCCTCGCGGCCGATTCCTCGACCCGATCCGGTAATGACCACAACCTTGCCTTCCAGCAGACGTGCCATTGCTGCAACACCCTCCTTCGTGGGAAATCGATCGTGTGGCTCGGCGGTGGCAGCCGTCAGGCGCAACGCGACAGAGCGGGCTGACTCTGCGGCAAAGGTATTGTCTTGTCAAGGTAGCGGGCGGCGACCCGCGGGGCGTTTTGACCAGCCGTGCCCGAGAGCTTATCATGCCCGTGGGTTCGCGTTATGCGCCAATTCATTTACGGACTGATCCTCGGTGCCGCGGCGATGTTCGCTTACGAGCGGCTCGACCCCCCGGCGATTCTCGCTTATCTCAACGCCGCCACCGAGTCGGCGGTGGAATCCACTTCCGGTTACGGCGGTCGCGACAAGGCGCGGTGAGACGCGACCGGAGAGGAGCCGGTCGATCAGCGCAGCGCCACGAGCATGCGCCCACAGCCCGAACGGGCGGCGCGGCGCATCACCGCAATACTCTCCTCGCGAGACAGCCGGCCCTGAGCCCGCCACGCTCGCGTTGCCCGCGATACACAGCGCAAGTAGCCGCGCGGACCGGTCCATTCCCCACCCGCCCGCGGCCCGTCGCACGGACACAGGTCGACCAACGCACAGCCGTCCGCGGTCAGCGGCGACACCGCACCCGCGGGCGTCGCCGGACACGCATCGCAGTCGTCGCCCACGCCGTCACCGTCCCCGTCGCGCTGATCGGGGTTGGCGAGGTGGGGACAGTTGTCGGCACTATCGAGGATGCCGTCGGCATCGAAGTCCGGGCCGTCGGGCGCGACCTCCGACGCGGACAGCACCAGCAGGTAGGTTTTCGCCGCCGCGCGGGGCGACGAAAGCACGATGGCGATTCCGGTCGGCGAAACGACCTGTCGTTGCCCGCTCGACAGCAACACGGTTTCGCCGTCGATGCGCACATCGAGAACCATCGCCTGCCGGTCCGGCCCCACGGTTTGAAGGAAGCCCTGCCCGACGACGCTATGGCTTTCGCTCGACAGATCGACCCCGGTCACGGCCGCGAAGTCGACCAGAGTTTGCCC from Candidatus Binatia bacterium includes these protein-coding regions:
- a CDS encoding PilN domain-containing protein gives rise to the protein MIRINLLALKEVQRALDRRRQVSIALLSLAVAALVMVVPYVLQGIEMSRLEREIDALNAEVAKLNQQAREVRDLERKRADLRAKLKVIADLQNRRVGPVRVLEDLSGATPEKLWLVDFTDSAGQATITGMALDNQTIATFMRQLQASKYYYDVDLVEATESVPSRGSPESQGGVVFKKFVVKARLDYTGADGVPPPGSEVTGKGAAAPSGAAAGGQGT
- a CDS encoding NUDIX hydrolase, with protein sequence MPRAFLTAMHWDTRFSEVICRCRIFSVRRDSNRSQSTGQEFDFFVIESADWVNIVPLTSDGRVVMVRQFRHGVRALTLEVPAGIVDPTDASPAVAAERELREETGYAARRVEPLGVVHPNPAIMNNHCHIFVARDVTPAGPPQWDGTEELEVVTVPLAAIPDLMRSGGVSNALTVTAFHLLALADSAPGA
- a CDS encoding type 4a pilus biogenesis protein PilO — its product is MNEYIERLLDLPPNQRLLLLVGALAVLLGSYGFFLFMPRSERIATLELSREQVQQDRDRKAALLANLEQTRQEVANLDAELRRAVAQLPDTKEIPDLLSTISSLGREAGLEITQFKQRPEQYEEFYAVVPVDIVVRGTFHQVAAFLDSVGRMARIVNIADVHMKAPPKIENSSVDLETTAVAVTFRFLDEAERERIAKQREKEKKSSP
- a CDS encoding pilus assembly protein PilM; this encodes MGGLLQTAEGGSGLGKRLSRLFTASLSDLNPLRGEEPYLAVDIGSSTIKVVEVRGKVGHLRVLNAATLPTPAGAIQNNMVFETDAVAEAVKALRESCGIRARKVITAVPGPAVIIKRVTLPVQTSQELENTILFEAGNFIPEDLDNVNLDYQVTDYLEDGKRMEVLLVAAKKDIVASYSETVRAAGLLPVLIDVDYFCLENMFEVSYEPPETGAIALVNIGARYSSINIMKAGRSTFTGDVPVGGRDLSEALMRDLGVDAERAEVLKAGGAADDDLAEQVAGVLEAGTASLIDEIHHALSFFWTAATDETIDKVYLSGGMARMPGFAQQLSERVQAPVEIANPFANVEIDRQVDTPALRQQAPEFAVAMGLAIRRPDDK
- a CDS encoding SDR family NAD(P)-dependent oxidoreductase, translating into MARLLEGKVVVITGSGRGIGREEALLMAAHGAKIVVNDLGAHFDGSGASTSPAQEVVNEIKKTGGEAVANGDSVSDFKSAKRIIECAVDTFGKLNIVVNNAGILRDRMIFNMGEEDWDAVLAVHLKGTFNMTRHACEYWREEHKKGNVLNGRVINTSSDSGLLGNVGQSNYGAAKAAVALMAITIDREMAKYGVTCNAIAPVARTRLTVEATPSTAALMGQEVKEGEFDVFSPRNVAPLVAWLGSDDAADVHGEVFRVGGGTVWLMKGWHSAGKVQQRATWEPESLGAKLKAELNKGITRKESMADVFSEGM
- a CDS encoding RlmE family RNA methyltransferase is translated as MPGAAVVGVPIVYRRKDGFYVRAKAEGFRARSAYKLIEISRRVGLFRPGDAVVDLGAWPGGWMQVAAAAVGEGGRVIGVDLRKTDPLPGAANVTCLCGDIADPEVRAQVVAACAGRADVLLSDLAPHLSGVRARDEARMMALADLVLDLTTDVLRPGGHLVIKLFTTPDTPGFLARLRQRFRRVTTTRPEATRKGSAEMYAVAVRFAGPPRTA
- a CDS encoding MmgE/PrpD family protein, encoding MSNARVTERIAAWVAQTRFEDIPRRVIEEAKNQILSVLAAVHAGHFSEAGKVVTKALRDWPAGKDATFIPTGERMPLHTAIMGNAALSMALDYDDYLFAGHTGHSSVLVTLALAEKIGVSGKDFLLIQTLANEVGGRLGAAVVLGPHNGQQWSFIHLAGGALATARVLGLDAARTCAALGLALGQPTCPLRPAFFGSDAKVLLAAMTAPTGVQAAQFAAAGLQGFDAIIEHEDGLVRSLGTQPLMGAFEGLGRVWLSDTLSFKNYPGCAYIDTAIDCVLALVRQHNIDARKVKSVHVGAGPLTLGMDALAAPYLRGVDSLPSTLNFTVGYNVAVALSDRELTARQFSRERIRDAAVWELARRVTVDLDEAMADRMRERALVRSVGEGGEERWQLDLGTVDLAGFKASFGARVRVDMEDGKHFEAEQEVPFGGAGRSADERRRSVEEKFRRETRYTLRKEKMERAIDLVLHLDQANAAQVRELVRLCCSERA
- a CDS encoding pilus assembly protein PilP, which encodes MILRSLSVWLLCLQVCAVALAQGMPPPAPEFTPGTGYVATGRRDPFRPFTLDMRPDVPRVALTPLQRYELGQLTVVGTVWAVNPPRAMLEDSAGMGFIVTIGTPIGRNGGVVTGIEPERVIVEERLIDLYGKEQVNRVVMETPKDDPAKAGREQK
- a CDS encoding low molecular weight protein arginine phosphatase codes for the protein MRTYRKILFICHANTSRSVIAEALLKKMLAERALDKQLTVESGGVAAYARDGALVSMDARLVLREDGIHVPADTVSTDLKRNRHLIADADLILAMTAEQVRMLHEAFPEAAGKPVFTLKAFAGGEGDIEDPVGGGDAVYAACRDEIKACLERAIDRLTPAAPGPV
- the pgeF gene encoding peptidoglycan editing factor PgeF; the protein is MMYAGPDMSHPSVLQSAALKRIPGLVHGFCGRRGGVSSGPFASLNVSRRVGDDAGAVRENWRRVQSLAPPGGHFATMQQVHSTNVAVVGNDAADAGEADALVTVAAGVWLPVLTADCVPVFLVAPRTRVAAAVHAGWRGAAAGIVQRTLRLLGEAYGVGAGEVVAALGPAIDGCCYEVGSEVAEALASCANAAPAEDVWATAAGSGRARVDLRACLTGQLIGAGVSPGRVARVGPCTRCAAGEYFSHRASGGQTGRQVSFVGWRAAL